In one window of Kosmotoga pacifica DNA:
- a CDS encoding PSP1 domain-containing protein, protein MPEIYGIVCGVEFHPVGKLYLFTVSDQGIRPGDQVIAETEFGLDVGVVRYGPVEMRIDQLEGIKPILRKMTPEDEKQYKKNQNDSKKAFELCKEKIKEHQLPMRLLEARYMFDRSRIVFYFGADSRVDFRELVKDLARMFKVRIELRQVGIRDEVKMKGSIGLCGQVACCVRFKREFESITLKHAKKQQLLINPAKISGRCGRLLCCLAYEQEHYEEELRDIPDEGSLIEYEGKTCKLLNVNIFLKQISMVTDEGNVIRVPFDEFREKQGILLGEASPEELIKNKDEDIEIDEEG, encoded by the coding sequence ATGCCTGAGATATATGGTATCGTTTGCGGTGTTGAGTTTCATCCAGTGGGAAAGCTATATTTGTTCACTGTCAGTGACCAAGGTATAAGACCTGGAGATCAAGTAATAGCTGAAACTGAGTTTGGGTTGGATGTGGGGGTCGTACGATATGGTCCAGTTGAAATGCGCATAGACCAACTCGAAGGTATCAAGCCTATTCTAAGAAAAATGACGCCCGAAGACGAAAAACAATACAAGAAAAACCAGAACGATTCAAAGAAAGCCTTCGAATTGTGTAAAGAAAAAATAAAGGAACACCAGCTTCCAATGCGATTACTCGAAGCGAGATACATGTTTGACCGGTCAAGAATAGTCTTTTATTTTGGTGCTGACAGTCGTGTTGATTTCAGAGAACTCGTAAAAGACCTCGCACGGATGTTCAAGGTCAGGATAGAATTAAGGCAGGTCGGTATTAGAGACGAAGTAAAGATGAAAGGGAGTATAGGACTTTGTGGCCAGGTAGCTTGCTGTGTGAGGTTCAAGCGCGAATTTGAGAGTATAACACTCAAACATGCAAAAAAACAACAGCTTCTGATCAATCCGGCCAAGATATCCGGTCGTTGCGGGAGGCTTCTCTGCTGTCTGGCTTATGAGCAGGAGCACTATGAAGAGGAACTCAGGGATATTCCCGATGAAGGTTCGCTAATAGAATATGAAGGAAAAACCTGTAAGCTATTGAATGTGAATATTTTTCTGAAGCAAATATCTATGGTAACTGATGAAGGGAACGTTATCAGGGTTCCCTTTGACGAGTTCAGGGAAAAACAGGGTATTCTGTTAGGTGAAGCGTCGCCCGAAGAACTTATAAAAAATAAGGATGAAGATATAGAAATCGATGAGGAGGGATAA
- a CDS encoding transketolase: MNRSKLSIEELKELKELARICRGDILKMTTVANSGHPGGSMSSIDIYLTVYKFAKLSPEAPFAPNRDRVVVSHGHTSPGVYSALARLGFFNIEDVITGFRHPGSIFEGHITRGIPGIEWTTGNLGQGLSAGVGMALAAKLSGRDFHVFTLMSDAEQAKGQVAEARRTAVKYNLNNLTVVIDYNDAQISGRASDTMLVNIKENYEADGWKVIEIDGHNHEALAEALYEAVNKNVPVAILARTVMGKGVSFMEDDVTFHGKPLDVETCRKALAELGVEDDLEFYINRRKRLPETREQLKPPLEVITIDSGKPVTYSVSQKMDNRSAFGKALADLAVLNKGKSPIAVVDCDLKPSTKTIDFEKVWPENFIQIGVQEHNAATVAGSMSVNGVLTFFTDFGVFGIDETYNQQRLNDINKTNLKVVVTHVGLDVGEDGKTHHCIDYIGALRNLYGFKIIVPADPNQTDRAVRYIVREKGNFVIALGRSKLNPIANLDGEPFFGDEYEFEYGKVDVIRSGSNATIVAIGQVVSEAVKAADCLRKEGIEVTVLGVSCPIDASFDSVKDYLKGNVLTVEDHNVRSGLGSILAEYFVDAGFLPEKFEKIGITGYAVSGNKEILYKLSGLDSESIIEKVRKMLK, translated from the coding sequence ATGAACCGGTCAAAACTTTCGATTGAAGAGCTGAAAGAACTGAAGGAACTCGCCAGGATTTGCCGAGGTGACATTTTAAAAATGACCACTGTGGCAAATTCTGGGCACCCGGGCGGTTCCATGTCTTCTATAGACATATATCTCACCGTTTATAAATTCGCAAAACTGAGTCCTGAAGCCCCTTTCGCTCCAAACCGTGATAGAGTGGTCGTAAGTCATGGCCACACCTCCCCTGGAGTTTATTCGGCTCTGGCAAGGCTTGGTTTTTTCAATATTGAAGACGTCATTACGGGGTTCAGGCATCCCGGTTCCATTTTTGAAGGACACATTACTCGGGGGATTCCTGGCATCGAGTGGACTACAGGTAATCTCGGTCAAGGACTCTCCGCAGGTGTTGGCATGGCCCTCGCGGCAAAACTATCGGGAAGGGACTTTCATGTATTCACTCTGATGAGTGACGCTGAACAAGCCAAGGGGCAGGTGGCAGAGGCGAGAAGAACAGCTGTGAAATACAATCTGAATAACCTGACGGTGGTCATAGATTATAACGATGCTCAGATTTCAGGCAGAGCCTCTGACACAATGCTTGTAAATATAAAAGAAAACTATGAGGCCGATGGCTGGAAAGTTATTGAGATCGATGGCCATAACCATGAAGCTTTGGCGGAAGCTCTATACGAAGCCGTTAACAAAAATGTACCCGTTGCCATTCTTGCCAGAACCGTGATGGGAAAAGGTGTTAGCTTCATGGAAGACGATGTCACTTTCCACGGAAAACCCCTCGATGTCGAAACATGCAGGAAGGCTCTGGCAGAACTTGGAGTTGAAGACGATCTGGAATTCTACATCAACCGCAGAAAGAGACTACCTGAGACCCGGGAACAACTCAAACCTCCTTTAGAAGTGATAACGATAGATTCCGGCAAACCAGTGACTTACAGTGTGAGTCAGAAGATGGATAACCGCTCCGCTTTTGGAAAAGCTCTCGCTGATCTTGCAGTATTAAATAAAGGAAAATCACCCATAGCGGTGGTGGATTGTGATCTGAAACCCTCGACAAAAACCATAGATTTTGAAAAGGTCTGGCCTGAGAACTTTATTCAGATCGGTGTTCAGGAGCACAATGCAGCAACGGTTGCTGGAAGTATGTCGGTGAACGGTGTTTTGACGTTCTTCACCGACTTCGGAGTTTTCGGTATAGACGAAACCTATAACCAGCAACGATTGAACGACATAAATAAAACAAACTTAAAAGTAGTGGTTACCCATGTTGGTTTGGATGTTGGCGAAGATGGAAAAACACACCACTGTATTGATTACATCGGCGCTCTGAGAAACCTGTATGGTTTCAAAATCATCGTTCCAGCTGACCCAAACCAGACCGACAGAGCCGTGCGTTATATCGTGCGGGAAAAAGGAAACTTTGTCATTGCCCTCGGGCGTTCCAAGCTCAACCCCATTGCGAATCTCGATGGTGAGCCATTTTTTGGTGATGAGTATGAGTTCGAATACGGAAAGGTTGATGTAATCAGAAGTGGTAGTAATGCTACCATAGTTGCTATCGGTCAGGTGGTCTCAGAAGCGGTAAAAGCTGCTGATTGTCTTCGAAAAGAAGGTATAGAGGTCACAGTTCTGGGTGTCAGCTGCCCTATCGATGCTTCCTTTGATTCCGTGAAGGATTACCTTAAGGGGAATGTGCTCACTGTGGAGGACCATAACGTACGCAGCGGACTTGGCAGCATTCTGGCTGAGTATTTCGTCGATGCCGGTTTTTTGCCAGAAAAATTTGAAAAAATTGGAATTACAGGTTATGCGGTATCTGGAAATAAGGAAATTCTTTACAAACTGTCCGGTCTGGATTCTGAGTCAATCATCGAAAAGGTAAGAAAAATGTTGAAATGA
- the rnc gene encoding ribonuclease III, protein MNEAINERVEKFIRILEIDSIDSELLMRALCHSSFANENPELQLESNERLEFLGDAVLDLALADILFTEYSLNEGKMSKIRSAVASEIILSVAARELQLGEYLLLGKGEENSGGRTKDSLLADAFEAVTAAIYLSGGLERARKFVKRMLKKYIDKALSGELVMDYKTTLQEYTQRTFGTRPVYISRKNQQKDDFLVEVFLNGEYMGFGIGKTKKRAEQQAAKTVYERLVKGEKGEDENA, encoded by the coding sequence ATGAACGAAGCGATAAATGAAAGAGTAGAAAAGTTTATTAGAATACTTGAAATAGACAGCATAGATTCGGAGCTCCTTATGAGGGCTTTATGTCATTCTTCATTTGCAAACGAAAATCCAGAATTGCAATTGGAATCAAATGAAAGGCTCGAATTTCTCGGAGACGCTGTTCTCGATCTTGCCCTTGCTGACATTCTCTTCACGGAATATTCCCTGAATGAGGGAAAAATGTCGAAAATACGTTCCGCAGTCGCCAGCGAAATTATACTTTCCGTGGCGGCCCGCGAACTCCAACTGGGAGAATATCTATTACTTGGAAAAGGCGAAGAAAATTCCGGAGGCAGAACAAAGGACTCCTTACTCGCCGATGCTTTTGAAGCCGTAACTGCGGCAATATATCTGTCCGGTGGACTTGAAAGAGCGAGAAAGTTTGTGAAGAGGATGCTCAAAAAATATATAGACAAAGCCTTGAGTGGTGAACTTGTGATGGATTATAAAACTACACTTCAGGAGTACACTCAGCGAACCTTTGGAACTAGACCGGTCTACATCTCGAGGAAAAACCAGCAAAAAGATGACTTTCTGGTTGAGGTGTTTTTAAACGGCGAATATATGGGCTTTGGTATTGGAAAAACTAAAAAGCGTGCCGAACAACAAGCAGCAAAAACTGTCTATGAAAGGCTTGTAAAAGGGGAAAAAGGAGAAGATGAAAATGCCTGA